In Castanea sativa cultivar Marrone di Chiusa Pesio chromosome 6, ASM4071231v1, a single window of DNA contains:
- the LOC142641617 gene encoding CASP-like protein 2D1 codes for MRTNLDTNEPNSITHLPMLKFLDCSLRVSAIPLSAVTIWLTVTNQQDNTTYGKLEFSNLMGLKYMVYISAICGGYAFIAAVSLWVRCLVKKAWLFFVTDQIVAYFMVTSAAAVLEILYLAYNGDKEITWSEACSSYGKFCNKMKLAFVFHALALFCFIVLAVISAYRAFSMFEPPSLPSKEVEEERA; via the exons ATGAGAACAAATCTTGATACCAATGAACCCAACTCCATTACCCACCTCCCAATGCTCAAGTTCCTTGATTGTTCTCTTAGGGTCTCTGCGATTCCTTTAAGTGCTGTAACCATATGGCTAACTGTGACAAACCAGCAGGATAATACCACCTATGGGAAATTAGAGTTCTCCAATCTTATGGGCCTCAA gtacaTGGTTTACATCAGTGCTATTTGTGGTGGTTACGCTTTTATTGCTGCAGTTTCTTTATGGGTCAGATGCTTAGTGAAGAAAGCTTGGCTCTTCTTCGTCACTGACCAG ATTGTAGCTTACTTCATGGTCACATCCGCAGCAGCAGTGTTGGAGATACTGTACTTAGCATACAATGGTGATAAGGAAATTACATGGAGTGAAGCCTGTAGTTCCTATGGAAAGTTTTGCAATAAAATGAAGCTAGCCTTTGTTTTCCATGCCTTGGCCCTTTTCTGCTTCATTGTTTTAGCTGTAATCTCTGCTTATAGAGCTTTTAGCATGTTTGAGCCTCCTTCCCTTCCTTCTAAAGAAGTGGAAGAAGAAAGAGCCTAA
- the LOC142640936 gene encoding putative beta-1,3-galactosyltransferase 2 isoform X2, with protein MAWKGRGVETASKSVVSRKWTLLLCIGCFCAGMLFSDRMWMVPEVKGISRTASVEDEKLNLISEGCVPTNDVKHESKDILGEVSRTHNAIQTLDKTISNLEMELAAARAAQVSILNGSPISEDLNISGSSRKRKYLMVVGINTAFSSRKRRDSVRATWMPQGDKRKKLEEEKGIVIRFVIGHSATSGGILDRAIEAEDKKHGDLLRLDHVEGYLELSAKTKIYFATAVALWDADFYVKVDDDVHVNIATLGATLARHRSKPRVYIGCMKSGPVLAQKGVRYHEPEYWKFGEEGNKYFRHATGQLYAISKDLATYISINQHVLHKYANEDVSLGSWFIGLDAEHIDDRRLCCGTPPDCEWKAQAGNVCVASFDWSCSGICKSAERIKEVHRRCGEGENALWSAEF; from the exons ATGGCTTGGAAGGGTAGAGGAGTGGAGACAGCTTCGAAGAGTGTGGTGTCTCGAAAATGGACTCTGCTGCTTTGTATTGGGTGCTTCTGTGCTGGGATGCTCTTCTCTGATAG AATGTGGATGGTGCCTGAAGTTAAAGGTATATCAAGGACAGCAAGTGTTGAAGATGAAAAGCTAAATTTAATTTCAGAGGGTTGTGTTCCAACAAAT GATGTGAAGCATGAATCCAAGGACATTCTAGGGGAAGTTTCAAGGACTCACAATGCTATACA AACTTTGGataaaacaatttcaaatttggAGATGGAATTAGCTGCTGCCAGAGCCGCACAGGTGTCTATACTCAATGGTTCTCCCATATCAGAAGATCTTAATATTTCTGGATCAAGtaggaaaagaaaatacttGATGGTTGTCGGCATCAATACTGCTTTTAGCAGCCGTAAGCGTAGAGATTCAGTTCGTGCTACTTGGATGCCTCAAG GTGATAAACGAAAGAAGCTTGAAGAAGAGAAGGGAATTGTAATTCGGTTTGTAATAGGTCACAG TGCTACATCTGGCGGTATCCTTGATAGAGCAATAGAAGCTGAGGACAAAAAGCATGGTGACTTGTTGAGACTG GACCATGTTGAGGGTTATCTTGAATTGTCAGCCAAGACGAAGATATATTTTGCCACTGCTGTTGCTTTGTGGGATGCAGATTTCTATGTCAAAGTTGATGATGATGTACATGTAAATATAG CAACACTTGGAGCAACTTTAGCAAGACATCGGTCAAAGCCCAGGGTGTATATTGGATGCATGAAATCTGGTCCAGTCCTTGCTCAAAA GGGAGTGAGATACCATGAACCTGAGTATTGGAAATTTGGTGAGGAAGGAAACAAGTATTTCCGTCATGCTACAGGGCAGTTATATGCTATTTCAAAAGATTTGGCTACTTATATTTCAATCAACCA GCATGTGCTACACAAGTATGCTAATGAGGATGTTTCCTTGGGTTCATGGTTCATTGGATTGGATGCAGAGCATATTGATGACCGAAGATTATGTTGTGGTACACCACCTG ATTGCGAGTGGAAGGCTCAGGCAGGAAACGTCTGTGTTGCATCGTTTGATTGGAGCTGCAGTGGGATCTGCAAGTCTGCTGAGAGGATCAAGGAGGTTCACCGGCGGTGTGGAGAAGGTGAGAATGCTTTGTGGAGCGCAGAGTTTTGA
- the LOC142640936 gene encoding putative beta-1,3-galactosyltransferase 2 isoform X1 yields MAWKGRGVETASKSVVSRKWTLLLCIGCFCAGMLFSDRMWMVPEVKGISRTASVEDEKLNLISEGCVPTNKDVKHESKDILGEVSRTHNAIQTLDKTISNLEMELAAARAAQVSILNGSPISEDLNISGSSRKRKYLMVVGINTAFSSRKRRDSVRATWMPQGDKRKKLEEEKGIVIRFVIGHSATSGGILDRAIEAEDKKHGDLLRLDHVEGYLELSAKTKIYFATAVALWDADFYVKVDDDVHVNIATLGATLARHRSKPRVYIGCMKSGPVLAQKGVRYHEPEYWKFGEEGNKYFRHATGQLYAISKDLATYISINQHVLHKYANEDVSLGSWFIGLDAEHIDDRRLCCGTPPDCEWKAQAGNVCVASFDWSCSGICKSAERIKEVHRRCGEGENALWSAEF; encoded by the exons ATGGCTTGGAAGGGTAGAGGAGTGGAGACAGCTTCGAAGAGTGTGGTGTCTCGAAAATGGACTCTGCTGCTTTGTATTGGGTGCTTCTGTGCTGGGATGCTCTTCTCTGATAG AATGTGGATGGTGCCTGAAGTTAAAGGTATATCAAGGACAGCAAGTGTTGAAGATGAAAAGCTAAATTTAATTTCAGAGGGTTGTGTTCCAACAAAT AAGGATGTGAAGCATGAATCCAAGGACATTCTAGGGGAAGTTTCAAGGACTCACAATGCTATACA AACTTTGGataaaacaatttcaaatttggAGATGGAATTAGCTGCTGCCAGAGCCGCACAGGTGTCTATACTCAATGGTTCTCCCATATCAGAAGATCTTAATATTTCTGGATCAAGtaggaaaagaaaatacttGATGGTTGTCGGCATCAATACTGCTTTTAGCAGCCGTAAGCGTAGAGATTCAGTTCGTGCTACTTGGATGCCTCAAG GTGATAAACGAAAGAAGCTTGAAGAAGAGAAGGGAATTGTAATTCGGTTTGTAATAGGTCACAG TGCTACATCTGGCGGTATCCTTGATAGAGCAATAGAAGCTGAGGACAAAAAGCATGGTGACTTGTTGAGACTG GACCATGTTGAGGGTTATCTTGAATTGTCAGCCAAGACGAAGATATATTTTGCCACTGCTGTTGCTTTGTGGGATGCAGATTTCTATGTCAAAGTTGATGATGATGTACATGTAAATATAG CAACACTTGGAGCAACTTTAGCAAGACATCGGTCAAAGCCCAGGGTGTATATTGGATGCATGAAATCTGGTCCAGTCCTTGCTCAAAA GGGAGTGAGATACCATGAACCTGAGTATTGGAAATTTGGTGAGGAAGGAAACAAGTATTTCCGTCATGCTACAGGGCAGTTATATGCTATTTCAAAAGATTTGGCTACTTATATTTCAATCAACCA GCATGTGCTACACAAGTATGCTAATGAGGATGTTTCCTTGGGTTCATGGTTCATTGGATTGGATGCAGAGCATATTGATGACCGAAGATTATGTTGTGGTACACCACCTG ATTGCGAGTGGAAGGCTCAGGCAGGAAACGTCTGTGTTGCATCGTTTGATTGGAGCTGCAGTGGGATCTGCAAGTCTGCTGAGAGGATCAAGGAGGTTCACCGGCGGTGTGGAGAAGGTGAGAATGCTTTGTGGAGCGCAGAGTTTTGA